The Triticum aestivum cultivar Chinese Spring chromosome 3A, IWGSC CS RefSeq v2.1, whole genome shotgun sequence genome includes a region encoding these proteins:
- the LOC123063595 gene encoding uncharacterized protein, protein MDAAAAAGGHRWTEEVDDLVDAGDVDGAISLLESVVSSLSTAAPSPPPGADLRLATALGDLAGLHASRGNTLQADAIRSRAIVLRLRAEKEAPQPQSLGDHATAENSASPEAATGSKDSKASASIDGKDEDEDDDWEAIADRGDETPVRPLVQEARVTTPCSSSEKSSTSSSGTKRRGRGSFLYDKSVLYSDQCGSERDLDDKGSDPAHGGSKDHADEKDNKDAAKRFGTRHALVLYDFAPSTRTTDLERIFEKFGDHGVAIRWVNDSVALAVFRTPSSAKEAQACVPPRYKVRSLKDNDDLLAKIDGTDLEPPTPRPKTSARTAQRLIAHGMGLKQFTTIDAGERKEQEEARRSRITARQAARDDAWGED, encoded by the exons atggacgcggcggcggcggccggcggccacCGCTGGACGGAGGAGGTGGACGACCTGGTGGACGCCGGCGACGTCGACGGGGCCATCTCCCTCCTCGAGTCCGTCGTCTCCAGCCTCtccaccgccgccccctcgcctcCGCCGGGCGCCGATCTCCGCCTCGCCACGGCGCTCGGCGACCTCGCCGGCCTCCACGCCTCCCGCGGCAACACCCTCCAGGCCGACGCCATCCGCTCCCgcgccatcgtcctccgcctccGCGCCGAGAAAGAAGCCCCCCAGCCCCAGTCCCTAGG GGATCATGCGACGGCGGAGAATTCTGCATCGCCAGAGGCTGCTACGGGATCTAAGGACTCGAAAGCTTCAGCTAGCATCGACGGGaaggacgaagatgaagatgatg ATTGGGAGGCTATTGCGGACCGTGGCGACGAGACACCGGTGCGCCCCCTCGTGCAAGAGGCGAGGGTGACAACACCTTGTAGTTCTTCAGAGAAAAGTAGCACTTCATCTTCAGGGACCAAGAGGAGGGGAAGGGGTTCCTTTCTTTATGATAAGAGTGTTCTGTACAGCGACCAGTGCGGTTCAGAGAGGGATCTGGATGACAAAGGGTCTGATCCAGCTCATGGTGGATCAAAGGATCATGCGGATGAGAAGGATAACAAGGATG CTGCAAAACGATTTGGGACAAGGCACGCCCTTGTTCTTTATGACTTCGCACCTAGCACACGCACAACAGATTTGGAAAGGATCTTTGAGAAGTTTGGAGACCATGGAGTTGCCATCCGCTGGGTCAATGATTCTGTTGCACTTGCAGTTTTCCGGACCCCATCATCTG CTAAGGAGGCACAAGCTTGCGTGCCTCCAAGATACAAAGTACGGTCACTAAAGGATAATGACGATCTCTTGGCAAAAATCGACGGTACAG ACCTAGAACCGCCGACACCAAGACCAAAGACATCCGCGAGAACGGCGCAGAGGCTGATCGCCCACGGGATGGGGCTAAAGCAGTTCACGACCATCGATGCAGGTGAGCGGAAGGAGCAGGAGGAGGCGAGGAGGAGCCGGATCACCGCCCGACAAGCTGCGCGCGATGATGCCTGGGGTGAGGACTGA